In Pectobacterium aroidearum, the following are encoded in one genomic region:
- the fhuD gene encoding Fe(3+)-hydroxamate ABC transporter substrate-binding protein FhuD, whose amino-acid sequence MMPERFSSPSSPDPLRRRLLTALLLSPLVYSAASRGATATFPDLHRIVALEWLPVELLLALGITPFAIADKHNYNLWVKEPALPDSVIDVGLRTEPNLELLTQIRPSMILYSEGYGPSVAKMSRISPMLGFGFSSEQGKPLTAAQSSVMKLADALNMKAAGERHLTELAQFLQQEKITLQPYTQRPLLLITLVDSRHVLVIGKNSLFQEVMDHIGIENAWRGETSFWGSTIVGIESLAEIGDANVLCFEHGDSTIIAQLDKNPLWQAMPFVRQRRVQRVPAVWLYGGTLSAMRFCRVLNQAMEARNHA is encoded by the coding sequence ATGATGCCTGAACGTTTTTCTTCTCCATCCTCTCCCGATCCGCTACGCCGTCGTTTGCTGACGGCGCTGCTATTGTCGCCGCTGGTGTATTCGGCGGCGAGCAGAGGAGCCACAGCCACATTTCCCGATCTACACCGTATTGTAGCGCTGGAATGGTTGCCCGTTGAGCTGCTTCTGGCGTTAGGCATTACCCCCTTTGCGATCGCGGATAAGCATAACTATAACCTGTGGGTGAAAGAGCCTGCGCTGCCTGACTCGGTGATTGATGTGGGGCTGCGTACCGAGCCGAATCTGGAGTTGCTGACGCAGATTCGCCCGTCCATGATTCTTTACTCTGAAGGCTACGGCCCTTCGGTCGCGAAAATGTCCCGCATCTCTCCGATGCTGGGTTTTGGCTTTAGCAGCGAACAGGGTAAACCGCTAACGGCGGCACAGTCCTCGGTCATGAAACTGGCCGATGCGCTAAATATGAAGGCGGCAGGGGAACGGCACCTGACAGAGCTGGCGCAGTTTCTCCAGCAGGAAAAAATCACGCTTCAACCTTATACCCAGAGGCCGCTGTTGCTGATCACACTGGTCGATAGTCGCCATGTGTTGGTGATTGGCAAGAACAGTCTTTTTCAGGAAGTGATGGATCATATCGGGATAGAAAATGCCTGGCGTGGTGAAACCAGCTTCTGGGGCAGTACGATTGTGGGTATTGAAAGTCTGGCGGAGATCGGCGATGCCAACGTGCTCTGCTTCGAGCATGGCGATAGCACCATTATCGCGCAGCTTGATAAGAACCCGCTCTGGCAGGCGATGCCGTTTGTGCGTCAACGGCGTGTGCAACGCGTGCCTGCCGTCTGGCTGTATGGAGGGACGCTTTCGGCGATGCGCTTCTGCCGCGTATTGAATCAGGCCATGGAGGCGAGAAATCATGCCTAG
- the fhuC gene encoding Fe3+-hydroxamate ABC transporter ATP-binding protein FhuC: MQNQTVLPDTTFRLDDVSFSVAGRTLLHPLSITFPVGKVCGLIGHNGSGKSTLLKILGRHQPASSGTALLGEQAIGSWDSKLFARQVAYLPQQLPAAEGMTVRELVAVGRYPWHGALGRFGSADREKVEEAITLVGLKPFANRLVDSLSGGERQRAWLAMTVAQDSRCLLLDEPTSALDIAHQVEVLALIQRMSRERGITVITVLHDINMAARYCDHLVALRGGNMIAQGEPVALMQGDVLENIYGIPMGILPHPAGGAPVSFVC; this comes from the coding sequence ATGCAAAATCAAACTGTACTGCCTGATACCACCTTCAGACTGGACGACGTCAGCTTTTCCGTCGCCGGGCGCACGCTACTACATCCGCTCTCCATCACATTCCCTGTCGGGAAAGTATGCGGTCTGATTGGGCATAACGGCTCAGGTAAATCGACCTTGCTGAAAATACTGGGCCGTCACCAGCCCGCCAGCAGCGGAACGGCATTGCTGGGAGAACAGGCAATTGGAAGCTGGGATAGCAAATTGTTCGCCCGTCAGGTGGCTTATTTACCGCAGCAGCTTCCTGCCGCCGAAGGGATGACTGTGCGTGAACTGGTTGCTGTAGGGCGTTACCCGTGGCATGGCGCATTAGGCCGTTTCGGTAGTGCCGATCGGGAAAAGGTTGAAGAAGCCATCACGCTGGTAGGACTAAAGCCATTCGCGAATCGTCTGGTGGACAGCCTGTCCGGCGGTGAACGGCAGCGAGCCTGGCTGGCGATGACGGTGGCGCAGGATAGCCGCTGTCTGTTACTGGATGAACCGACCTCCGCACTGGATATTGCCCATCAGGTTGAGGTGCTGGCACTGATCCAGCGTATGAGCCGCGAGCGTGGTATCACCGTCATTACGGTGCTGCATGATATCAATATGGCTGCCCGCTACTGCGATCACTTGGTGGCGCTGCGGGGCGGCAACATGATTGCGCAAGGTGAGCCTGTCGCGCTGATGCAAGGGGATGTGCTGGAAAACATCTACGGTATTCCCATGGGCATTCTGCCTCATCCGGCTGGTGGCGCACCGGTCAGCTTCGTTTGTTAA
- a CDS encoding PLP-dependent aminotransferase family protein: MSIIDSQESTLYQQLAETFATAIHQGTLAPGSRLPSIRRVAGSHQVSVNTVLNAWRILEDRGLIEARPQSGYFVRGRLPSLTESKPHRAQVIVPGSEKLDLIDTVFAAQTHPDYTNISLACPQHADFYPTEKISRITASLLRRQPDLIGRYALPPGSERLRREVARRAMDLGMTLTREDITITHGCMEALQLALRTVTQPGDCVGLETPTYFYLFPLLASLGLKTVEIPTDPQRGLALDALELLLSEGRLQAIIAMPNAQNPLGCSMTLEDKKRLAKLVNDYQVPLIEDGLYSELQFTWPLSPTVKAFDREGWVIYCSSFTKTLAPDFRIGWMASGRFRAKVARLKAVSSMAESALLSETLAQFLESGGYDHHLRTLRRRYAAQMDEARGLIARHFPQGTRATQPQGGFVFWLELPGGVDGVELFHRLLQEQICVTPGELYTLSGRCKHGLRLSCCYPFDERYTYALKRAGALACEMSGIGPGSAT, translated from the coding sequence GTGTCCATCATCGACTCACAAGAAAGTACGCTCTATCAACAGCTCGCGGAAACCTTCGCCACGGCGATTCATCAAGGGACGTTAGCGCCGGGAAGCCGCTTGCCTTCTATTCGTCGCGTCGCCGGATCGCATCAGGTGAGTGTCAACACGGTGTTGAATGCCTGGCGTATTCTCGAAGATCGCGGGTTGATCGAAGCACGGCCACAGTCGGGCTATTTTGTTCGAGGTCGTCTGCCGTCGCTGACGGAAAGTAAGCCGCATCGTGCGCAGGTGATTGTGCCGGGCAGTGAGAAACTGGATCTGATTGATACCGTGTTTGCTGCCCAGACACACCCGGATTACACCAACATATCTCTGGCGTGCCCACAGCATGCCGATTTCTATCCGACCGAAAAGATTAGCCGTATTACCGCTTCCCTATTGCGGCGACAGCCCGACCTGATTGGCCGTTATGCGCTACCTCCGGGCAGTGAGCGACTGCGGCGCGAAGTGGCGCGGCGTGCGATGGATTTGGGCATGACCTTGACTCGTGAAGACATCACGATCACCCACGGCTGTATGGAGGCGCTACAGCTGGCACTGCGCACGGTGACGCAGCCGGGCGATTGTGTCGGGCTGGAAACGCCAACCTATTTTTATCTCTTTCCTCTGCTGGCCAGTCTGGGATTGAAAACGGTGGAGATTCCCACCGATCCACAACGCGGCCTCGCGCTGGATGCGCTGGAACTGCTGCTGTCAGAAGGGAGGCTACAGGCGATTATCGCGATGCCGAACGCACAGAATCCACTAGGGTGCAGTATGACGCTGGAGGATAAAAAGCGGCTGGCAAAGCTGGTGAATGACTATCAGGTGCCGCTTATTGAGGATGGGTTATACAGCGAACTTCAGTTTACCTGGCCGCTGTCGCCGACGGTGAAAGCCTTCGACCGCGAAGGCTGGGTGATTTACTGCTCCAGCTTCACGAAAACGCTGGCACCGGATTTTCGCATTGGCTGGATGGCGTCGGGCCGTTTCCGTGCCAAAGTGGCGCGGCTGAAAGCGGTATCGTCAATGGCGGAATCGGCGCTGCTATCGGAAACACTGGCGCAGTTTCTGGAGTCCGGAGGTTACGATCACCATCTGCGTACGCTGCGCCGTCGCTATGCCGCACAGATGGATGAAGCACGTGGGCTGATCGCCCGACATTTCCCGCAGGGGACGCGGGCGACGCAGCCGCAGGGCGGTTTTGTCTTCTGGCTGGAGTTGCCGGGCGGGGTGGATGGTGTTGAATTGTTCCATCGCCTGCTGCAAGAGCAGATTTGCGTCACGCCCGGCGAGCTTTACACGCTGAGCGGCCGCTGTAAGCACGGGCTTCGGCTATCGTGCTGCTACCCGTTTGATGAACGCTATACGTATGCACTTAAGCGCGCGGGGGCGCTGGCGTGTGAGATGAGCGGTATCGGGCCGGGTAGCGCAACGTAG
- a CDS encoding LysE family translocator, which yields MLDPSFFSYVTVMSITPGPNNLLLATSGVNFGLRRTLPMMVGITVGCGIQTALMGVALELLLSWMSVIRLPLTVLGCVYLLWLSWKIVRSSAPELQGRVQPMTALQGTLFQAVNPKTWLMASNIALLYTASSGLFTTVIAFMALNLPCVLVWAALGDRIGKHLQEPWKLKAFNGIMAFSLLLTTCWMLAEAINLSR from the coding sequence ATGCTCGACCCTTCTTTTTTCAGCTACGTCACCGTCATGTCCATCACGCCGGGCCCCAATAATCTGCTGCTGGCAACCTCAGGCGTCAATTTTGGCCTGCGTCGTACGTTACCGATGATGGTGGGAATTACCGTTGGCTGTGGGATACAAACGGCACTGATGGGTGTGGCTCTGGAACTTCTGCTGAGCTGGATGAGCGTTATTCGCCTCCCTCTGACCGTGCTGGGGTGCGTCTATCTGCTGTGGCTATCGTGGAAAATCGTGCGCTCATCGGCACCGGAATTACAAGGGCGAGTACAGCCGATGACTGCACTGCAAGGAACGCTATTTCAAGCGGTGAACCCGAAGACCTGGCTAATGGCCAGCAACATCGCACTGCTTTATACCGCCAGCAGTGGCCTTTTCACCACAGTCATCGCCTTTATGGCACTCAATCTGCCCTGTGTTTTAGTCTGGGCAGCGCTCGGCGATCGTATCGGCAAACATCTTCAGGAACCGTGGAAACTGAAAGCCTTCAACGGCATTATGGCGTTCTCTCTGCTACTCACCACATGCTGGATGCTGGCTGAAGCCATCAATCTCTCCCGCTAA
- the fhuB gene encoding Fe(3+)-hydroxamate ABC transporter permease FhuB, which yields MGFLLIVMLGMGSYNLQQQLPVSQWVVGLTQPVQDNMQQLLFHYSLLPRMVLALLIGAGLGLCGVLFQQVLRNPLAEPSTLGIATGAQLGITVVTLWALPGGAVIQQAAAMIGALVVGALVFGVAWGKRLSPVTLILAGLVLSFYCSAVNQLLVLFHHEQLQGLFLWSSGVLNQQDWSNVQFVLPRLLVCFCLALLLIRPLTLLGLDDGVARNLGLGLSLARLSALGLGIFLCAQLVNAAGIIGFIGLFAPLLAKMLGARRLLHRLLLAPLLGALLLGVADQGVIWLSRVWLDVPTGAATALIGAPLLLWLLPRLRNSGQPAMIDSNSTPAVERRLWGTWLVLGIMLLGIVVGAALMLGKDAQGWQWGGGDVLGQLLSWRWPRVLAALTAGVMLAVAGTLIQKLTGNPMGSPEVLGISSGASFGVIILLFFVPGNAFVWLLPAGSAGAALTLLIMVIIAGRGGFSTQRMLLAGIALSMAFTTVIALLLASGDPRMGTVLTWLSGSTYAVEPADAIRTAVIALLLLLIVPLCQRWLRILPLGTTTARALGVAVTPVRLLVLLLASVLTAMATLMVGPMSFVGLMAPHMARMLGFNRVLPQIASSALIGGALMVIADWCGRMILFPAQVPAGLLATFIGAPYFVYLLRKQVK from the coding sequence ATGGGTTTTCTGCTGATCGTGATGCTGGGAATGGGCAGCTACAATTTGCAGCAGCAATTACCAGTATCACAATGGGTTGTAGGGCTGACTCAGCCCGTTCAGGACAATATGCAACAGCTTCTGTTTCATTACAGCCTGTTGCCACGCATGGTGCTGGCGCTGCTGATTGGGGCGGGGTTGGGGCTGTGCGGCGTGCTATTCCAGCAGGTCTTGCGTAATCCGCTGGCCGAGCCGTCAACGCTGGGGATTGCTACGGGCGCACAGCTCGGGATCACGGTCGTCACGCTGTGGGCGCTGCCTGGCGGTGCCGTGATCCAGCAGGCCGCAGCCATGATAGGGGCGCTTGTGGTTGGCGCGTTGGTTTTTGGCGTCGCCTGGGGTAAGCGTTTATCACCAGTGACGCTGATACTGGCGGGGCTGGTGCTGAGTTTCTACTGTAGCGCGGTCAATCAACTGCTGGTGCTCTTCCATCATGAGCAACTTCAGGGCTTATTCCTGTGGAGCAGCGGCGTACTAAACCAGCAAGACTGGAGCAATGTGCAGTTCGTGCTTCCACGTCTTCTGGTGTGTTTCTGTCTGGCGCTGCTTCTGATTCGCCCGCTAACGCTGTTGGGGCTGGATGACGGCGTCGCGCGTAATCTGGGGCTTGGGCTGTCGCTGGCACGTCTGAGCGCGCTTGGGTTGGGGATTTTCCTGTGTGCGCAGTTGGTGAATGCGGCGGGCATTATTGGTTTTATCGGCCTATTTGCGCCGCTGTTGGCGAAAATGTTGGGCGCACGGCGTTTACTTCACCGTCTCTTATTAGCGCCGTTGCTCGGTGCGTTGCTGCTCGGTGTTGCCGATCAGGGCGTGATCTGGCTGAGCCGCGTGTGGCTTGACGTTCCAACGGGCGCAGCGACAGCGCTGATTGGTGCGCCGCTGCTGCTGTGGCTGCTGCCGCGTCTGCGCAATAGCGGCCAGCCCGCGATGATCGACAGTAACAGCACGCCGGCAGTTGAACGTCGCTTGTGGGGAACCTGGCTGGTACTTGGCATCATGCTGCTGGGAATCGTCGTGGGCGCAGCGCTGATGCTAGGGAAAGACGCACAAGGTTGGCAGTGGGGCGGCGGCGATGTGTTAGGGCAACTGCTCTCATGGCGCTGGCCGCGGGTGCTGGCGGCGCTCACGGCTGGCGTGATGCTGGCGGTCGCGGGAACGTTAATACAGAAGCTGACGGGTAACCCGATGGGGAGTCCGGAAGTGCTGGGGATTAGTTCCGGTGCGTCGTTTGGCGTCATTATTTTGCTGTTCTTCGTTCCCGGTAATGCGTTCGTGTGGCTGCTTCCGGCTGGTAGTGCAGGGGCGGCGTTGACGCTGCTGATCATGGTGATTATTGCCGGACGTGGTGGTTTCTCCACGCAGCGTATGCTGTTGGCTGGGATCGCGCTGAGCATGGCGTTCACCACCGTGATCGCGCTGCTGTTGGCCAGTGGCGATCCCCGCATGGGAACCGTGCTGACCTGGCTGTCGGGCTCAACCTACGCGGTCGAACCGGCAGACGCGATACGCACGGCGGTGATTGCCCTTCTGCTGCTATTGATTGTCCCGCTGTGCCAGCGCTGGCTGCGTATTCTGCCGCTTGGCACCACAACGGCCAGAGCACTTGGCGTGGCTGTCACGCCAGTTCGTCTGCTGGTTTTGCTCTTGGCATCGGTGCTGACCGCGATGGCAACGCTGATGGTCGGGCCGATGAGCTTTGTCGGGTTAATGGCTCCGCATATGGCGCGGATGCTGGGCTTTAACCGCGTGTTGCCGCAAATCGCCAGCTCGGCGTTGATTGGTGGCGCGCTGATGGTTATTGCGGACTGGTGCGGCCGAATGATCCTCTTTCCGGCACAGGTTCCGGCGGGGCTGCTCGCGACGTTTATCGGTGCGCCTTACTTTGTTTATCTGCTCCGCAAGCAGGTGAAATAA
- a CDS encoding glutathione S-transferase family protein → MLKILGRTSSINVRKVLWLCDELAIPFHREDWGEGYQSPQSPAFLALNPNAMIPVIQDDDFVMWESNAIIRYLANAKDGAWLYPQDPRSRATVDQWIDWQANELNPSWRYAFMSLVRQSPAHQDPQLLTASCNLWSRTMGILNQQLERTGHYVAGQAFTLADIPIGLSVNRWYETPLEHTDYPAVRAYYERLSERAGYLTWGRNGTP, encoded by the coding sequence ATGTTAAAAATTCTAGGGCGCACATCGTCGATCAACGTTCGGAAAGTGCTATGGCTGTGCGATGAGTTGGCGATTCCCTTTCACCGAGAAGACTGGGGTGAGGGCTATCAGTCACCCCAATCACCAGCGTTTTTGGCGCTCAATCCTAATGCCATGATACCGGTTATTCAGGATGACGATTTTGTCATGTGGGAATCGAACGCGATTATACGTTACCTCGCCAACGCAAAGGACGGCGCCTGGCTCTACCCGCAGGATCCACGCAGCCGTGCGACGGTCGATCAATGGATCGACTGGCAGGCTAACGAGCTCAATCCTTCATGGCGTTACGCTTTTATGTCGCTGGTGCGTCAGTCTCCCGCCCATCAGGATCCCCAGCTCTTGACGGCATCCTGCAATCTTTGGTCGCGCACCATGGGCATTTTGAATCAACAACTGGAGCGAACCGGCCACTACGTTGCAGGACAAGCGTTTACGCTGGCCGACATTCCCATTGGGCTATCGGTAAACCGCTGGTATGAAACGCCGCTGGAACACACGGACTATCCCGCCGTTCGCGCCTACTATGAGCGCTTAAGCGAGCGCGCAGGCTATCTGACCTGGGGACGCAACGGCACGCCATAA
- the btuF gene encoding vitamin B12 ABC transporter substrate-binding protein BtuF → MTLRFLSWLTGLLLCTAAYALPQRVISLAPHATEMAYAAGMGEQLIAVSAWSDYPPEAKKLEQVASWQGINLERILALKPDLILAWREGNPQRPLEQLANFSIPIVYLDAKTLDDIPASLRQLATYSRHPEQAERAATDFQQEIGRLRHTGEGQNAASLRVFIQFGTQPLFTSSQATLQSQIVSLCGAENIFSDSPVPWPQVSREQVLRRQPQAIIIGGSPDKIASVQTFWQPQLAVPVITVNEDWFSRSGPRLLLAAQQICSQLTALSPGSSSAK, encoded by the coding sequence GTGACTCTCAGGTTCCTCTCCTGGCTGACCGGGCTACTGCTCTGCACCGCCGCTTATGCCCTTCCACAGCGTGTCATTAGCCTCGCACCACACGCAACGGAAATGGCCTATGCAGCAGGCATGGGCGAACAGCTGATTGCGGTCAGCGCCTGGTCAGATTACCCACCAGAAGCGAAAAAGCTGGAACAGGTGGCTTCCTGGCAAGGAATCAACCTGGAGCGGATCCTCGCGCTTAAGCCCGATCTGATTCTGGCCTGGCGCGAGGGCAATCCACAACGGCCTCTGGAACAGCTCGCCAACTTCTCGATTCCCATCGTTTATCTGGATGCAAAAACGTTAGACGATATCCCCGCGTCATTGCGACAGTTGGCGACCTACAGCCGCCATCCAGAGCAAGCCGAACGGGCTGCGACAGATTTTCAGCAGGAAATAGGCAGGCTACGGCACACGGGTGAGGGGCAGAACGCAGCATCACTTCGGGTATTCATTCAATTCGGCACTCAGCCGCTGTTTACTTCGTCGCAAGCCACGCTGCAAAGCCAGATCGTTTCGCTGTGCGGCGCAGAAAATATCTTTAGCGATAGCCCAGTGCCCTGGCCGCAGGTTAGCCGTGAACAGGTGTTAAGGCGACAACCACAGGCCATTATTATCGGCGGTTCGCCAGATAAAATTGCCAGCGTGCAGACGTTTTGGCAGCCGCAATTAGCAGTGCCAGTGATTACCGTGAATGAAGACTGGTTTAGCCGTAGCGGCCCACGTTTGCTATTGGCAGCTCAACAAATTTGTTCTCAATTAACAGCATTAAGCCCCGGCTCTTCGTCAGCAAAGTGA
- the hemL gene encoding glutamate-1-semialdehyde 2,1-aminomutase has product MNKSESLYAAAQQLIPGGVNSPVRAFNGVGGTPLFIERADGAYLYDADEQAYIDYVGSWGPMVLGHNHPAIRDVVIAAAERGLSFGAPTEMEVQMARLVTSLVPSMDMVRMVNSGTEATMSAIRLARGYTGRDKIIKFEGCYHGHADCLLVKAGSGALTLGQPNSPGVPADFARHTLTCVYNDLSSVRAAFEQYPDEIAAIIVEPVAGNMNCVPPLPDFLPGLRALCDEFGALFIIDEVMTGFRVALAGAQSHYGVVPDLTCLGKIIGGGMPVGAFGGKREVMQALAPTGPVYQAGTLSGNPIAMAAGFACLTEVAKPGVHEKLTALTNQLAEGLLAAAKAENIPLVVNQAGGMFGLFFTDAESVTCYQDVMKCDVERFKLFFHMMLEEGVYLAPSAFEAGFMSLAHTPQDIDRTIEAAQLCFSRL; this is encoded by the coding sequence ATGAACAAATCTGAAAGCCTGTATGCTGCGGCACAGCAACTTATTCCCGGCGGTGTAAACTCACCCGTTCGTGCTTTTAACGGCGTCGGCGGTACCCCGCTGTTCATCGAACGGGCTGATGGCGCTTATCTCTACGACGCCGACGAACAAGCGTACATTGATTACGTGGGATCGTGGGGTCCAATGGTGCTGGGGCACAATCACCCGGCAATTCGTGATGTGGTGATCGCCGCCGCAGAACGCGGCCTGAGTTTTGGCGCGCCGACCGAAATGGAAGTGCAGATGGCACGTCTGGTGACCTCGCTGGTGCCCAGCATGGACATGGTGCGGATGGTCAACTCCGGCACCGAAGCCACCATGAGCGCAATTCGTCTGGCACGTGGCTACACCGGTCGCGACAAAATCATTAAATTTGAAGGCTGCTACCACGGCCACGCCGATTGCCTGTTGGTGAAAGCCGGTTCCGGCGCGCTGACGCTGGGTCAACCGAACTCTCCCGGCGTTCCTGCTGATTTCGCCCGCCATACGCTAACCTGCGTCTATAACGATCTGTCATCTGTACGCGCGGCGTTTGAACAATACCCTGACGAAATCGCTGCAATCATTGTCGAACCCGTTGCAGGCAACATGAACTGCGTTCCACCGCTGCCGGATTTCCTTCCTGGCCTGCGCGCCCTGTGCGACGAGTTTGGTGCCCTGTTCATCATCGATGAAGTGATGACCGGCTTCCGCGTCGCACTGGCGGGTGCACAGTCGCACTACGGCGTGGTGCCGGATCTGACCTGTCTGGGGAAAATCATCGGCGGCGGCATGCCAGTTGGCGCATTCGGCGGCAAGCGTGAAGTCATGCAGGCACTGGCACCGACCGGTCCGGTTTATCAGGCGGGAACACTGTCCGGCAACCCGATTGCTATGGCGGCAGGCTTTGCCTGTTTGACGGAAGTCGCAAAACCCGGTGTCCATGAAAAACTCACCGCGTTGACCAATCAGCTGGCAGAAGGCCTGCTAGCTGCCGCGAAAGCCGAAAACATTCCGCTAGTCGTGAATCAGGCGGGCGGTATGTTTGGTCTGTTCTTCACGGATGCCGAGAGCGTCACCTGCTATCAGGATGTGATGAAGTGCGACGTCGAGCGCTTTAAGCTGTTCTTCCACATGATGCTGGAAGAAGGGGTTTATCTCGCGCCGTCCGCTTTTGAAGCGGGCTTTATGTCGCTAGCGCATACGCCACAGGACATCGACCGCACCATCGAAGCCGCACAGCTCTGCTTCTCACGCCTGTAA
- the erpA gene encoding iron-sulfur cluster insertion protein ErpA yields the protein MSDDIAALPLQFTDAAASKVKNLIADEENPELKLRVYITGGGCSGFQYGFTFDDQINDGDMTIEKQGVSLVVDPMSLQYLVGGAVDYTEGLEGSRFVVTNPNAKSTCGCGSSFSV from the coding sequence ATGAGCGACGATATAGCAGCACTGCCTCTGCAATTTACTGATGCAGCGGCAAGCAAGGTGAAAAACCTGATTGCTGATGAAGAAAACCCAGAGCTGAAACTGCGCGTGTATATCACGGGTGGCGGCTGTAGCGGCTTCCAGTACGGTTTTACCTTTGATGATCAAATCAACGACGGCGATATGACCATTGAGAAGCAAGGGGTGTCGCTGGTGGTTGACCCGATGAGCCTGCAATATCTGGTTGGCGGTGCGGTGGATTATACCGAAGGGCTGGAAGGTTCTCGCTTTGTCGTGACGAATCCGAATGCGAAATCCACCTGTGGCTGTGGTTCCTCTTTCAGCGTCTGA
- the clcA gene encoding H(+)/Cl(-) exchange transporter ClcA yields MTVVIRLSTPVSSAAERRAAIAQFMRRDKTPALILLLAAIVGTLTGLVGVAFERTVNWVIQQRMALLTHFPESGVSWLVAAAVSAVLAVWGYFLVRRFAPEAGGSGIPEIEGALEELRPVRWWRVLPVKFFGGIGTLGSGMVLGREGPTVQLGGNIGGMVADMLPKRQQDGRHSLLATGAAAGLSAAFNAPLAGILFIIEEMRPQFRYSLISIKAVFIGVIMSSIVFRLFNGEQAVIDIGQLPSAPLKTLWLYLVLGIIFGVVGVVFNALVLRTQALFLAFHGKRMSRFLLVGALAGGLCGVLSIVFHEATGGGFTLIPLAAAEHYSISMLFVIFIIRVFMTLLCFGSGAPGGIFAPMLALGTLLGAAFGMAASQLFPDYAIGASTFAVAGMGALFAASVRAPLTGIVLVLEMTDNYQLILPMIVTCLGATLLAQFLGGKPLYSSILARTLQRQAVAEQEQQINSTISVKS; encoded by the coding sequence ATGACCGTTGTGATCAGACTTTCTACACCCGTTTCTTCTGCGGCGGAGCGCCGTGCTGCCATCGCACAATTTATGCGGCGCGATAAAACCCCCGCGTTGATTCTTCTGCTGGCGGCGATAGTAGGAACGTTAACCGGGTTGGTCGGCGTGGCATTTGAACGTACGGTGAACTGGGTTATACAACAGCGAATGGCACTCTTGACGCATTTTCCTGAAAGCGGGGTGAGCTGGCTTGTTGCTGCGGCGGTGTCGGCTGTACTTGCGGTATGGGGATATTTTCTGGTTCGGCGATTCGCTCCAGAAGCGGGTGGATCGGGGATTCCCGAAATTGAAGGCGCGTTAGAAGAACTCAGACCGGTACGCTGGTGGCGCGTATTGCCCGTTAAGTTTTTTGGCGGTATTGGCACGCTCGGATCGGGAATGGTGCTAGGTCGTGAAGGCCCAACGGTGCAGTTGGGGGGAAATATTGGCGGCATGGTTGCGGACATGTTGCCCAAAAGACAGCAGGACGGGCGGCACTCATTGCTTGCTACCGGTGCGGCGGCCGGGCTATCCGCTGCCTTTAATGCGCCGCTGGCCGGAATACTTTTTATTATTGAGGAAATGCGGCCTCAGTTCCGCTATAGCCTCATCTCAATTAAAGCGGTCTTCATCGGCGTCATTATGTCGAGCATCGTATTTCGTCTCTTCAACGGCGAACAGGCTGTGATCGATATAGGGCAATTGCCTTCCGCACCGCTCAAGACGCTGTGGTTATATTTGGTGCTTGGGATTATTTTTGGCGTTGTCGGCGTGGTGTTTAATGCCCTGGTGTTACGTACTCAGGCGCTATTTTTGGCCTTCCACGGTAAACGGATGTCTCGCTTCCTGCTGGTCGGCGCACTGGCGGGCGGCCTCTGTGGCGTGCTGTCTATTGTTTTTCATGAAGCAACCGGAGGCGGGTTTACGCTTATTCCCCTTGCGGCGGCGGAGCATTACAGCATTAGTATGCTCTTTGTGATCTTTATAATCCGCGTCTTCATGACGCTGCTTTGTTTCGGATCGGGCGCGCCAGGGGGGATTTTTGCACCGATGTTGGCGTTGGGAACACTGCTTGGAGCTGCGTTTGGTATGGCGGCCAGTCAGTTGTTTCCTGATTATGCGATTGGCGCCAGTACGTTTGCTGTGGCGGGTATGGGGGCACTGTTCGCGGCATCGGTTCGTGCTCCGCTCACCGGCATCGTTCTGGTGTTGGAAATGACTGACAACTACCAGCTGATCTTACCCATGATCGTGACCTGTCTGGGCGCGACACTGTTGGCGCAGTTTCTGGGAGGGAAGCCGCTATATTCTTCTATTCTGGCGAGGACGCTGCAGCGACAGGCGGTGGCTGAGCAGGAGCAGCAGATTAATTCAACAATTTCTGTCAAATCTTGA